The genome window TATATAGCAGGTAGCTCCATATCGTGAGGCTTTATCGTCGTTAAGAATGGCAGTTATCGTCTCATTACAATGAGCAGCCGCTGTACAGACCAGAATAATTATGGTTATTTAATGATAAAATGATAGTTTTTTCCCTTTTATAGGTTAGTAAAACTACTCACAAATTACATTTCTACTTATTTTGTTTTTTAAAGTAGGGTTCGGCCTAATTGATACATTGATTTTTACCAAGTTATGGTATTTTTGACAGCTTTATTCTACTTACTTTCCGGATTTACTATCCATTCCATGACTGTACGTACATTGTGTTTATTCGTTTGGCTTTGGCTTGCCGTTATTTTCTCAGGTTATGGTCAACAAGTAAGCTTTTCCCAACTCCCAGCTTCCTATCAGCTTTTTCCCCGTAATCAGAATTCACTAGCAACCGTACCTATATCAGGACAGGTACGGTCTCTTGGCTACAGTCGGGTAAGCATGCAGGTAACGCGTAACCAGTCACCGTATCGTTACGTAAGTCAGCTTTTGACGTACACAGCGGATACGGCTCCCTTTTCGTTGTCAGCCACAATTTCAGCCGAACGGGCCGAATATGGGGTGAAGGTATTTCTCTACCGATCTGGCGCGTCGGACTCCGTGCTGGTTGCTGACCGGCAGAATATTGTCGCTGGGGATGTGTATCTACTTAGTGGCCAGTCGAATGCCGCTTCTTATCAGCCCACGTACACCTATCAGAACGAGTACATTCGAACCGTCGGCATATATACAAATAATACGAACTACGACGATTATAATCCTGCCGATACGCTCTGGGGCCCTTGTGGACAAACTGGCTACACCTCCGCGGGCGTGTGGGGCACAGAACTGGCCCGTCAGCTTATCGAGACCTACGGTATTCCAATATGCGTCATCAACGGATCGGCGGGGGGTGCTTCGGTCGAACACCTCAACATACGGAATGCGGCCAATCCAATGGACCTGACTACCAACCACGGGAAGATGTTGTATCGGGTGACCAAAGGGGGATTGAAGGGCGCCGTAAAGGCTTATTTCTTTCGGCAGGGCGAAAACGAAACCAGCGGCAATGCGCCGGCCTGGCCCACAAATTTCGAGAAACTCTATCAGAATGTTCAGCTCGACTATCCTGAGATCAGCCGGTTCTACTTGTTTCAGATTAATCTGCTGAGCGGCCACCTGGAAGCCTCCGCATCCATGCGCGATTACCAGCGCCGGGCATCCAGTATCCATCCGCTGATTGTGTCGCATGCAACCGTTGGCACAATCGGATACGATGGCATTCACTACAATGTTGCGGGTTATGCGCAAACCGGGGCGCAAATTTTTAAGATCGTAGCCCGAGACCTGTACGGTTCTACCGATACGGCTCAGATAACGTCGCCCAACGTGCAGAAGGTGTATTACCGAACAGCGGCCCGGCAGGAGATTGTCGTGCAGTTTGACGAAGGACAAAAAATCATCTGGCCAAACGACACGACCGTCGCTGACACGTACGGGAACCCTACTACCCACAAGTTGACCCAATGGCTTCTGCTCGATAAGCAACCGGGAAGCGTGCTAGCCGGTCAGGCAGACGGCTATCGGGTTACCCTTTCACTGAGTGGCTCCCGAACGGAACAGAAACTAGCCTACCTCCCGCCCAATTACCCGTTGCTCGATGGGATGGGAAACCCGTTACCGGGTTACGCCACGATCTTCCCCGGTCCATTGCTTAAAAATCAGCGCGGCTTAGGCGCTTTTAGCTTCTGGGATGTCCCGATCAATGCGCCAATGGCTCCGCTGAATGATTTTATCGCCCAGATACTATCGACACGATCCGTTCGACTTACCTGGACAGATCATGATTCCGAGCAGTCTTACATTCTCGAACGCAAACGCCCGCAGGATGCTTCCTACACCCGATTGGTGCAGCTCCCGGCCGGCTCGACAACGTTTGTCGATACCAATGCTGCCAGTGCGGGCGTCTACACGTATCGGCTTAGAGCGATCACAGCCCTTGCCGAGTCAACGGCTGATGCATCAGTAACCATCGATTGTGCAACAGGCAGCGAGCTTATCAGCGTTCAAAGCGGTAATTTTTCGGATATAACCACCTGGCAATGTGGACGCGTACCCACGGTAAGCGACCGTATCCGTATTGCCGTGGGAAAAACCGTAACCCTCACTCAGGAAGCTTCCGTTCAGTCGTTGACATTGGATGGTACCCTGCGGTTTGGCCCGGGAGGCAATTTGAAAGTAGTGCCCCAATGAGGTGGTAATCAGTTGACGTTTATCGACTCAGCTGACAACTGTCGCGTTAACGAATCGAAAGGGTTTTGACAGCAGTACGGTGAGTGGAGCCCAAATGAATAATGAGCGGCTATCCTGCTTTCGCAATCATCCGGTCGAACACGGCCCGCTGCTCTTTCATGGACTTTAGTTTATCCGCCGGATTGGTGTGGCATTCCAGTAATACCCACCCTTTGTAATTCATCCTGACAAGGTTGGCCAGGAGCGCCTGGTAGGGATAATCGGTTCGATCCAGCTCACGGACGTGGCAGGTAGCGCCGAACCGATCGCGGATCAGCGTAAAGTTGGCTTCAAACCCGCTCCCGTTCAGATCCTGCGGGTTGCAATTCCAGCAGATGGTGGCGTTTGGGTGGTTAGCCACATCCATAATCTGTTTGGTGACAGGCAGTTCCTGCGTTTCTTCCCCGTGTACTTCCAGCCTGATCTGTTGACCCAGTTCAGCCCCGTAGCGCGCCAGCTCGTTCAGGGATTCTCCGATCTGGGTTATTGTTTTATCGACAGGCACCTCTTTGTGAAGGGCATTGGGCTTCACTTTTACGCCCGATCCGCCCACGTCGGCACTCAACCGGATGAATTCTTTTGCCCGCTGAATAGAAGCTTTAAGTTGGCGTTGATCTACGTAATCGAACTGCTGATTCGTACCGAGGCCAACGAGTTTAACCGGGCTGTCGGCAAATTTTCTGTTGACCTCCAGCCGTTGTGCGGCATTCAGTTCGGGCATGACGTTATGGGCGTGCTCAACACGTAACTCCACGCCGAACAGACGGGCATCGGCACAGTTTTTTAGCAGCGTTGCTAAATCCCAGTCCTTTCCCCACAAATACGTGACAAAACCCAGCTTGACCAACGATTTCTCGCGCACTGGTTCAGCGGCCCAGATCGGTCCCGGAACAAGGGTGGCACCAGCCAGCAGGGAAGCTTCTTTCAGGAACGTTTTTCGGTCGATATCAGACATAGCCGTTGGGATGTATGCCTGACTAGTCCGGAAAATGGATCCGGCTTGCTGGCTAGTTACTTAATCAGCTAAAGCATACAATGCCAGTCAGATACTTACACAACGTTTATTTGTCAAGCGAGATCGCTAGAGCAACCTCAGCCCAACGCTACGGCTCTCGGGTAAAATTCAGACCGTATACGATATTCAGCCGAAAGCCTTGATTGAGTTCAACGACCGATCGGTTTGCCATGGGATCCGGTTCCGCGTGTTGCCGGATCTGATAAAGATAATTCAATTCCAGCTTGGCCTTATCCGTAATTTGATAGCCAAGGCCACCTGACAATCGGTTCTGGTTAAATACGTTGTCGTCTACATTACGGCCAAAGCCAATAAACAATTCGTCAAACGCATTCAGGTACCACTCGCCATCGTCGATCGTCGGCCCTTGCAGCGGAAACTCCACCGATAGCTGATACCGAATCCGGTTTTGGTACTCCCACTGCTGCACGGGCCCTTGTCCGGTCTGGTCGCGCGAACCCAGCCAGCGTTGTTCCAGTCGGACACGGTGTTCCAGTCCCAAACGACCAAGCTTGTCAGTCAGCGTAATGTCTTCGTAGATTCGACTCTCGGGTTCGGGACGACCTAGTACCTCGGGGTAAGCGCCGTACCGATAGCTTTGAAAATACGTGTAGCCACCCGACACCTTTACCCGATCGGTAAGTTTGTGGACAAGCCCCAGCCGGGCCAGTTGTTGCTGAGCGCTACCCAGCCCCCCCACCCGACGCCATTGGTATTCGGTATGTACGGCCCACTTCTGGCTAATCTGGTGATCGCCTGTGTAGACGAACCAGGCCAGCGCATTGGTATCCCGTAAGCGGGGCGATTGTCCGTTCGCGGTGAATACGATTAAAAAAAACAGAACAGTCAGTATTGTATAGTGCCGTATACTCATCAAAGTTGCGATAAACTGCACCAAATCATCGGTGAAGTACAAAATGGGGCGTTTCGATCAACTTGCCCCCGGCACCTAACTAACAATTGGCGACTGATGTTCCGGTAATCAACCCAGTGACCCGATTATAGATACGGTCGATACTCAAGACAACGCCTTGATCCACCGCTCACCAGTAGCGACGAAATCCGGCATGTACGCCTAGATTGTTTTCCAGCAATGCCCCCTGATCAAAGGCTAAATCGATGAGTAATTGCGACTTTCTCGATGTAGATACGGGCGTGTTTAGCTGTAGACAGGCCGAAAATTGATTTTCAACAGTCCGAAAAGGCGTCGAGTAACTACCAAAATTACGGCTGTAGGAGAAACGGCCAGTTACAGCCATCCTGCTTTTGACAAGGGCTTCAAAAGCGGCATAATAGGCGACAACCCGATTGCTGGGAACATAAAATTCGCCCGGCTCCGACGTTGCGGCCAGGTCAGGGCGGGGTATCAGAAAAGGGGTGCCAAGGGTCTGCCCCCGGTAAGACCAGCCTTCCACGTACTGAGAATGATTGTAGTAATTATCAGCACCTTTGTAACTCTGGCCCGGTCGCGAGAAATACGGACCCGACTGATCGGTCGTCACCAGCAATTCGCCCACAATGCGACGCCAGTGCCAGAATGGATGGCGTCTGTCAGCACTCGCCCCCCGGTTGAGCCATCGCAAACCATACAATCCGTCGGGCACATTGCGTCCGCTTAACCCACTGGCATCTTCGTACGGATGTTGATGATAAATCAACCAGGACGATGCCGGACGATCCAGACTGATACCAATATCGATGCTACCCAAGTGATTACCAATGCGATTGGCTGCATCAAAGCTGCCATAGCGAACATTTCCCAGATCTTTGGGAATCTGGCCCAGTACGACACTCTTCAGGTAGTCACCAAAATCGGTCGTCAGTTGTCCGTCATTAGCAACCGGCGAATTGATCAGGTATTTGGCGTGTCCACCCCATTGTACCTGATGGTTGATACCTGCCAACACATGGAGATTCGACGCAGGTCGCCCAAACCGAGCGTAGATGAATTTCTCGTGTATCATCGCTCCCTGAATGTAGGGCACGTTGAACCACCCGTGCGAAAATCCGGCTTTAAGGGCAATGACATCGTTGAGAAAATGAAGCGGCACAAAGTCAGGCAACAGCAGCTGAATCTGAGGGATCGGCAAGGCATTTGACGAAACGGCGTAGGAGCCCGATGACAGCAACGTGTCGATCAGGCCAACGACCTGCGGACGCCGTCCACCCCATAATTCCAGTTTACCCAGCCGCATTTTCAGGTAAGCGGCCGGAAGAAAAACCGGATAATGATTGGGCTGCGTACCGTTGTGAGCAAGCGTACCCACAGCCAGTATACCAAATCCCCAGTCAAACTTCCGTGTCAGACTCGAATCAGCGGGTCTGTACTCGCGGCAAAGGCTAAGCCGGAGACTGGCCGCCGGAGCGTTTAGAGGTACCACGCCCCACTGATTCGTCCGCAGCCAGAACGGCATCCGCTGACCCGTAGCCGCATACGTGTGCAGGTCCACATAACCCGTCATTCGGGCGACTGGCTGAGCCCAAACCAGTTGGGATGCCAGCATAAACAGGATCAATCCCCGGAAACAAAATTGGTACATCGAGCCGAAAACTACGCGACTTTCCGACCCACTGCAACAACCACCGGCTCCACTGTCGATAATTTCACAATACCATAATCTGGCCGCGACTTTCCTCACATTCTAGTAATACAAGGCCCTTAGTTTTGCGGAATAATTCCTTGTTCTCACGCACTATGATCACAAAATTACGCTCAGTACATACATTTGTCTACGCAGCAATCGCTGGTGGGCTCCTACTCGCCGGTTGCCAGGAAGAACTCGATCAGATCGACAACTTTACGTATCCATCGTTTGCCGAAGCGTCAAATCCTAAAATTCTGTCTACCGCCCCCAACGGTACCGTTCTCTACAACGGTGGTTTCGGTTCGTCCATCGCCCCCGATTTGACTGATCCATCGGTGTTCTATTTACTGACCGACCGGGGACCGAATGCGGCTGGTGTACAGGCTAATTCCATCATTTTCGGGAAGGCCGACTTTACACCCCAGATCGGCAAATTCCGGCTTGTTGGCAATCGCCTGGTGCTGGAACAGACCATTCTCTTGAAAAATGCAGCGGGCCAGTTACTAACGGGACTGCCCAATCCGGTAGGACAAGGAAGTACGGGTGAACTTG of Spirosoma agri contains these proteins:
- a CDS encoding fibronectin type III domain-containing protein; translation: MQVTRNQSPYRYVSQLLTYTADTAPFSLSATISAERAEYGVKVFLYRSGASDSVLVADRQNIVAGDVYLLSGQSNAASYQPTYTYQNEYIRTVGIYTNNTNYDDYNPADTLWGPCGQTGYTSAGVWGTELARQLIETYGIPICVINGSAGGASVEHLNIRNAANPMDLTTNHGKMLYRVTKGGLKGAVKAYFFRQGENETSGNAPAWPTNFEKLYQNVQLDYPEISRFYLFQINLLSGHLEASASMRDYQRRASSIHPLIVSHATVGTIGYDGIHYNVAGYAQTGAQIFKIVARDLYGSTDTAQITSPNVQKVYYRTAARQEIVVQFDEGQKIIWPNDTTVADTYGNPTTHKLTQWLLLDKQPGSVLAGQADGYRVTLSLSGSRTEQKLAYLPPNYPLLDGMGNPLPGYATIFPGPLLKNQRGLGAFSFWDVPINAPMAPLNDFIAQILSTRSVRLTWTDHDSEQSYILERKRPQDASYTRLVQLPAGSTTFVDTNAASAGVYTYRLRAITALAESTADASVTIDCATGSELISVQSGNFSDITTWQCGRVPTVSDRIRIAVGKTVTLTQEASVQSLTLDGTLRFGPGGNLKVVPQ
- a CDS encoding sugar phosphate isomerase/epimerase family protein, giving the protein MSDIDRKTFLKEASLLAGATLVPGPIWAAEPVREKSLVKLGFVTYLWGKDWDLATLLKNCADARLFGVELRVEHAHNVMPELNAAQRLEVNRKFADSPVKLVGLGTNQQFDYVDQRQLKASIQRAKEFIRLSADVGGSGVKVKPNALHKEVPVDKTITQIGESLNELARYGAELGQQIRLEVHGEETQELPVTKQIMDVANHPNATICWNCNPQDLNGSGFEANFTLIRDRFGATCHVRELDRTDYPYQALLANLVRMNYKGWVLLECHTNPADKLKSMKEQRAVFDRMIAKAG
- a CDS encoding DUF2490 domain-containing protein → MSIRHYTILTVLFFLIVFTANGQSPRLRDTNALAWFVYTGDHQISQKWAVHTEYQWRRVGGLGSAQQQLARLGLVHKLTDRVKVSGGYTYFQSYRYGAYPEVLGRPEPESRIYEDITLTDKLGRLGLEHRVRLEQRWLGSRDQTGQGPVQQWEYQNRIRYQLSVEFPLQGPTIDDGEWYLNAFDELFIGFGRNVDDNVFNQNRLSGGLGYQITDKAKLELNYLYQIRQHAEPDPMANRSVVELNQGFRLNIVYGLNFTREP
- a CDS encoding capsule assembly Wzi family protein is translated as MYQFCFRGLILFMLASQLVWAQPVARMTGYVDLHTYAATGQRMPFWLRTNQWGVVPLNAPAASLRLSLCREYRPADSSLTRKFDWGFGILAVGTLAHNGTQPNHYPVFLPAAYLKMRLGKLELWGGRRPQVVGLIDTLLSSGSYAVSSNALPIPQIQLLLPDFVPLHFLNDVIALKAGFSHGWFNVPYIQGAMIHEKFIYARFGRPASNLHVLAGINHQVQWGGHAKYLINSPVANDGQLTTDFGDYLKSVVLGQIPKDLGNVRYGSFDAANRIGNHLGSIDIGISLDRPASSWLIYHQHPYEDASGLSGRNVPDGLYGLRWLNRGASADRRHPFWHWRRIVGELLVTTDQSGPYFSRPGQSYKGADNYYNHSQYVEGWSYRGQTLGTPFLIPRPDLAATSEPGEFYVPSNRVVAYYAAFEALVKSRMAVTGRFSYSRNFGSYSTPFRTVENQFSACLQLNTPVSTSRKSQLLIDLAFDQGALLENNLGVHAGFRRYW